In Nocardioides sp. zg-1228, a single window of DNA contains:
- a CDS encoding DNA-3-methyladenine glycosylase 2 family protein has translation MAPATAERTRTWVPDWPCVPAQVLRPQRRGAGDPTQRHEESGRVWRAMRTPLGPASLCVHPRPAAGEVVGRAWGPGADWALDAMPALLGADDDPTGFEPHHPEVAAGWRAHRHWRIGRTGLVMESLVPSILEQKVTGKEAFGSFRELVRRHGEPAPGPVASLRLMLQPTPETIAAIPSWEWLRLGVQPAQSRTVVTACRLASALERLTEVGAEEADRRLRSVRGIGVWTSAEVRQRALGDPDAVSFGDYHLADWIGWALLGHDITDEEMGELLEPYRPQRGRAAAMAIAGGRTRPRRGPRMSVPTHLPTR, from the coding sequence ATGGCCCCCGCGACCGCCGAGCGCACCCGCACCTGGGTGCCCGACTGGCCGTGCGTGCCCGCCCAGGTGCTGCGCCCGCAGCGTCGTGGCGCGGGCGACCCGACGCAGCGCCACGAGGAGTCCGGACGCGTCTGGCGCGCCATGCGTACGCCGCTGGGCCCGGCGTCGCTCTGCGTGCACCCCCGGCCGGCGGCCGGCGAGGTCGTCGGCCGCGCCTGGGGTCCGGGGGCCGACTGGGCGCTCGACGCGATGCCCGCGCTCCTCGGCGCGGACGACGACCCCACCGGCTTCGAGCCGCACCACCCGGAGGTCGCCGCCGGCTGGCGCGCCCACCGCCACTGGCGCATCGGGCGCACCGGGCTCGTGATGGAGTCGCTGGTGCCGTCGATCCTCGAGCAGAAGGTGACCGGCAAGGAGGCGTTCGGCTCGTTCCGCGAGCTCGTCCGGCGCCACGGCGAGCCCGCGCCCGGCCCGGTGGCGTCCCTGCGGCTGATGCTGCAGCCGACGCCCGAGACGATCGCGGCGATCCCGTCGTGGGAGTGGCTGCGCCTCGGCGTCCAGCCGGCCCAGTCGCGCACGGTGGTGACGGCGTGCCGGCTGGCGTCGGCGCTCGAGCGACTCACCGAGGTGGGCGCCGAGGAGGCCGACCGCCGGCTGCGGTCGGTCCGCGGCATCGGCGTGTGGACCAGCGCCGAGGTGCGCCAGCGCGCCCTGGGCGACCCCGACGCGGTGAGCTTCGGCGACTACCACCTCGCCGACTGGATCGGCTGGGCCCTCCTCGGCCACGACATCACCGACGAGGAGATGGGCGAGCTGCTCGAGCCCTACCGTCCCCAGCGCGGCCGCGCCGCCGCGATGGCCATCGCCGGCGGCCGGACGAGGCCGCGGCGCGGACCGAGGATGAGCGTCCCGACCCACCTGCCCACCCGCTGA
- the kynA gene encoding tryptophan 2,3-dioxygenase, with product MAPGTGETPVTPNQRDLEEGIQRDFSRAMSYGDYLRLDVLLSAQQPLSDPPQHDELLFIVQHQTSELWLKLLVHELRSARALLRTDDLSPALKRLARVKHIQHTLTDQWSVLATLTPSEYAEIRPFLATSSGFQSAQYREVEFLLGNKNAEMVKVFSHDEAARDALDELLHEPSLYDEFLAHLARQGYAVPQRLLDRDWTRPHTTDPELVDVFASVYASPDEHWGVYETCEELVDVEDAFQQWRFRHLQVVQRVIGHKTGTGGSSGVDFLRRALDLTFFPELYEVRTRIGQ from the coding sequence ATGGCTCCAGGAACGGGCGAGACACCGGTCACCCCCAACCAGCGCGACCTCGAGGAGGGCATCCAGCGCGACTTCTCCCGCGCGATGTCCTACGGCGACTACCTGCGCCTCGACGTGCTGCTGTCGGCCCAGCAGCCGCTCTCCGACCCTCCGCAGCACGACGAGCTGCTCTTCATCGTCCAGCACCAGACCAGCGAGCTGTGGCTCAAGCTGCTGGTCCACGAGCTGCGATCGGCCCGCGCGCTCCTGCGCACCGACGACCTCTCCCCCGCCCTCAAGCGGCTGGCCCGGGTCAAGCACATCCAGCACACCCTGACCGACCAGTGGTCGGTGCTGGCGACGCTGACGCCGTCGGAGTACGCCGAGATCCGACCGTTCCTGGCCACCAGCTCGGGCTTCCAGTCCGCGCAGTACCGCGAGGTCGAGTTCCTCCTCGGCAACAAGAACGCCGAGATGGTCAAGGTCTTCTCCCACGACGAGGCCGCGCGGGACGCCCTCGACGAGCTGCTGCACGAGCCGTCGCTCTACGACGAGTTCCTCGCCCACCTCGCGCGCCAGGGCTACGCCGTCCCGCAGCGCCTGCTGGACCGCGACTGGACACGGCCGCACACCACCGACCCCGAGCTGGTCGACGTCTTCGCGTCGGTCTACGCCTCACCCGACGAGCACTGGGGCGTCTACGAGACCTGCGAGGAGCTCGTCGACGTCGAGGACGCCTTCCAGCAGTGGCGCTTCCGCCACCTCCAGGTCGTCCAGCGCGTCATCGGCCACAAGACGGGGACCGGCGGGTCGTCGGGCGTCGACTTCCTGCGCCGGGCGCTGGACCTGACGTTCTTCCCCGAGCTCTACGAGGTGCGCACCCGCATCGGGCAGTGA
- a CDS encoding resuscitation-promoting factor, whose translation MRATTTPVLSVRLRGAAAGVAAAALALTLAPGSAYAQPADDEAVAVRLKVADQPPVEVATTPRAWPGALLEAQGVSVDGNDLVDVVRDGREVSGKRKRLRQGDVVRLTDVVKKRKTKREKVRPRTVEVATTKLKPGRRKVVATGRPGVREIVAVKTLHNGEPETYRVVRRTLVKEPRPRRVLVGRKASSVAGADGLNWAALASCESGGNPRAVNPAGYYGLYQFDLGTWRSVGGSGLPTSASPGEQTYRAKLLYKQRGRSPWPTCGRLL comes from the coding sequence GTGCGTGCCACCACCACACCTGTCCTGTCCGTCCGCCTGCGAGGCGCCGCTGCCGGCGTCGCCGCGGCAGCCCTCGCCCTGACCCTGGCGCCCGGCAGCGCCTACGCCCAGCCGGCGGACGACGAGGCCGTCGCCGTCCGCCTCAAGGTCGCCGACCAGCCGCCCGTCGAGGTCGCCACCACGCCCCGCGCGTGGCCCGGTGCGCTCCTGGAGGCGCAGGGCGTCTCCGTCGACGGCAACGACCTGGTCGACGTCGTCCGCGACGGCCGCGAGGTCTCCGGCAAGCGCAAGCGGCTGCGCCAGGGCGACGTCGTCCGCCTGACCGACGTGGTCAAGAAGCGCAAGACCAAGCGCGAGAAGGTCCGCCCGCGCACGGTCGAGGTCGCCACCACCAAGCTCAAGCCCGGTCGCCGCAAGGTCGTGGCCACCGGTCGGCCCGGCGTCCGCGAGATCGTCGCCGTGAAGACGCTGCACAACGGCGAGCCGGAGACCTACCGCGTCGTCAGGCGCACCCTGGTCAAGGAGCCGCGCCCGCGCCGCGTGCTCGTCGGCCGCAAGGCCAGCTCGGTCGCCGGCGCAGACGGCCTCAACTGGGCCGCGCTGGCCAGCTGCGAGTCCGGCGGCAACCCGCGTGCGGTCAACCCGGCCGGCTACTACGGGCTCTACCAGTTCGACCTCGGCACGTGGCGCAGCGTCGGCGGCTCCGGCCTCCCGACGTCCGCGTCGCCCGGCGAGCAGACCTACCGCGCCAAGCTGCTCTACAAGCAGCGCGGCCGCTCGCCGTGGCCCACCTGCGGCCGGCTGCTCTGA